In one window of Streptomyces griseus subsp. griseus DNA:
- a CDS encoding ATP-binding protein, with protein MLEPLRQGLPPTDPSGVAGSASCALPARFEAVGGARQFTRSTLDRWELGDRFDDVALVVSELVTNALRHALPSDPPREFQDPPVRLHLMRSSSRLVCAVRDPSRDSPVAGEAADSAESGRGLFLVECVSDSWGWHPSPAPAGEFPAAPLHGKVVWALFRLSDCAKNGQ; from the coding sequence ATGCTCGAGCCGTTACGGCAGGGGCTTCCCCCGACCGATCCCTCAGGGGTCGCCGGCTCAGCCTCCTGCGCTCTGCCCGCCCGTTTTGAAGCGGTCGGCGGAGCACGGCAGTTCACCAGGTCCACCCTGGACCGGTGGGAGCTGGGCGACCGTTTCGACGATGTCGCCCTGGTGGTGTCCGAGCTCGTCACCAACGCCCTGCGCCACGCACTGCCGAGCGATCCGCCCCGGGAGTTCCAGGACCCGCCGGTGCGGCTGCATCTGATGCGCTCGAGCTCGCGGCTGGTCTGCGCGGTGCGCGATCCCAGCCGGGACAGCCCGGTGGCGGGCGAGGCGGCGGACTCCGCCGAGTCGGGCCGCGGCCTGTTCCTGGTGGAGTGCGTCAGCGACAGCTGGGGCTGGCACCCCTCACCCGCACCGGCCGGTGAGTTCCCGGCCGCGCCCCTGCACGGCAAGGTGGTCTGGGCACTGTTCCGGCTCTCGGACTGCGCGAAGAACGGACAGTGA
- a CDS encoding DUF397 domain-containing protein → MHHVYNGMAATELRGVVWQKSRHSNSQGSCVEFAKLPGGDVAMRNSRHPDGPALVYTPAEIEALLLGVKDGEFDHLTA, encoded by the coding sequence GTGCACCACGTGTACAACGGCATGGCGGCCACAGAGCTTCGCGGAGTCGTCTGGCAGAAGAGCAGGCACAGCAACTCCCAGGGATCCTGCGTGGAGTTCGCGAAACTGCCCGGAGGGGATGTCGCGATGCGGAACTCCCGCCATCCCGACGGGCCCGCGCTCGTCTATACGCCGGCCGAGATCGAGGCGCTGCTGCTCGGCGTCAAGGACGGCGAGTTCGACCACCTGACAGCCTGA
- a CDS encoding FUSC family protein — translation MSWLRALKETARSGLEIERQRLEPLIAFRGAAGLALVVGTSLVLFGPEIAASSAFGAFQAAIATFQRSWRPRPVLALVSGASLAVSTFLGYVTASQPVLFLCLLGVWTFLAGLAWAAGPTGGIIASSNVAIMLVTITLPTSVEDAAAHAGMILVGGVVQAALIVLFPVRRWGAQRDALADALAAEADYARRLRHDPVAPFDPLPLMTARSAAAVTPREARRRPAELHGARGIAERLRPVLASLADPAMGVPGDGLERAWVNELLGAAGSVLDAAARAVRYGEPVHLSATDLGVLKTPDNDVILVGPALRAADRLAALLDDVLEIAEGTGTESGLPENLAPDTRHRPTLLRLVPVVVKAMRRELHPGSPILRHAIRVAVVAVAGYFVGAALPLGHGYWAPMTAVMVMRPEFSQTYGRSVARFCGTLIGIGLATAIVQTAHPDARLSALLAVVCAGLMYLLMRTGYAVGQVCVSGYVVFLLGMAGDDWSQTVTERIVLTLVGGLLAMISYALYPAWETPRLRNRLAEWLVADGRYAATVVDRYADPAHRDLDEVRDALIATREARVAWQEALATAQHEPVRHRGISRAAATDAQHALAQLGRSAMVLEAHLPARSADPVPGAAQLAEALRRATERGAKAVRERRLPDWQPVVDAVAHWDVPTPARDGTALAGDPVVRRGAALLLEALEEFTRALDERGGSTRVSSTLAENREEG, via the coding sequence ATGAGCTGGCTCCGGGCGCTGAAGGAGACCGCCCGCTCGGGGCTGGAGATCGAGCGGCAGAGACTCGAACCGCTCATCGCCTTCCGCGGGGCGGCCGGGCTCGCCCTCGTCGTCGGGACGAGCCTGGTCCTCTTCGGGCCGGAGATCGCGGCGAGCTCGGCGTTCGGCGCCTTCCAGGCGGCCATCGCCACCTTCCAGCGCAGCTGGCGCCCGCGCCCCGTGCTCGCCCTCGTCTCCGGCGCCAGCCTCGCCGTCTCCACCTTCCTCGGCTACGTCACCGCCTCGCAGCCCGTGCTCTTCCTCTGCCTGCTCGGCGTCTGGACCTTCCTGGCCGGTCTGGCCTGGGCGGCGGGCCCGACGGGCGGGATCATCGCCTCGTCCAACGTCGCGATCATGCTGGTGACGATCACCCTGCCCACCTCCGTCGAGGACGCCGCCGCCCACGCCGGGATGATCCTGGTCGGCGGGGTGGTCCAGGCGGCGCTGATCGTCCTGTTCCCGGTCCGCAGATGGGGGGCCCAGCGCGACGCGCTCGCCGACGCGCTGGCCGCCGAGGCCGACTACGCCCGCAGGCTGCGCCACGACCCGGTCGCCCCCTTCGACCCGCTGCCCCTGATGACCGCCCGCAGCGCCGCCGCTGTCACCCCGCGCGAGGCCCGTCGCCGCCCCGCCGAACTCCACGGCGCCCGGGGCATCGCGGAGCGGCTGCGCCCGGTCCTCGCCTCGCTGGCCGATCCGGCGATGGGCGTCCCCGGCGACGGCCTGGAGCGGGCCTGGGTGAACGAGCTGCTCGGCGCGGCCGGGTCCGTGCTGGACGCCGCCGCGCGGGCCGTCCGGTACGGCGAGCCCGTCCACCTCTCCGCCACCGACCTCGGCGTCCTCAAGACCCCCGACAACGACGTGATCCTCGTCGGCCCCGCCCTCCGCGCCGCCGACCGCCTCGCCGCCCTGCTGGACGACGTCCTGGAGATCGCGGAGGGCACCGGCACCGAGAGCGGCCTGCCCGAGAACCTCGCCCCGGACACCCGGCACCGCCCGACCCTGCTGCGGCTCGTGCCGGTGGTGGTGAAGGCGATGCGCCGGGAGCTGCACCCGGGCTCCCCGATCCTGCGCCACGCGATCCGGGTCGCGGTGGTCGCCGTGGCCGGGTACTTCGTGGGCGCCGCCCTGCCGCTCGGGCACGGCTACTGGGCGCCGATGACCGCCGTCATGGTGATGCGCCCGGAGTTCTCGCAGACGTACGGCCGCTCCGTGGCCCGCTTCTGCGGCACCCTGATCGGGATCGGCCTCGCCACCGCCATCGTGCAGACCGCCCACCCCGACGCCCGGCTCTCCGCGCTCCTGGCGGTGGTCTGCGCCGGGCTGATGTACCTGCTGATGCGGACCGGGTACGCCGTCGGCCAGGTCTGCGTCTCCGGCTACGTCGTCTTCCTGCTCGGCATGGCGGGCGACGACTGGTCCCAGACCGTCACCGAACGCATCGTGCTCACGCTGGTCGGCGGGCTCCTGGCGATGATCTCGTACGCCCTCTACCCGGCCTGGGAGACCCCGCGGCTGCGCAACCGGCTGGCCGAGTGGCTGGTGGCGGACGGGCGGTACGCGGCGACGGTGGTCGACCGCTACGCCGATCCGGCCCACCGCGACCTGGACGAGGTACGGGACGCCCTGATCGCGACCCGGGAGGCCAGGGTCGCCTGGCAGGAGGCGCTGGCGACCGCCCAGCACGAACCCGTACGCCACCGGGGCATCTCCCGGGCCGCCGCCACCGACGCCCAGCACGCCCTGGCCCAGCTCGGCCGCTCCGCGATGGTGCTGGAGGCCCACCTCCCGGCCCGCTCGGCCGACCCGGTGCCCGGCGCCGCCCAGCTGGCCGAGGCGCTGCGCCGGGCCACCGAGAGGGGCGCCAAGGCGGTACGGGAGCGGCGGCTGCCCGACTGGCAGCCGGTGGTGGACGCGGTGGCCCACTGGGATGTGCCGACGCCGGCGCGGGACGGTACGGCACTGGCCGGCGACCCGGTGGTGCGCCGGGGCGCGGCGCTGCTCCTGGAGGCGCTGGAGGAGTTCACCCGCGCCCTGGACGAGCGGGGCGGCTCCACCCGCGTGAGCAGCACCCTCGCGGAGAACCGGGAAGAGGGCTGA
- a CDS encoding helix-turn-helix domain-containing protein translates to MGRVGPVSAGESSGSVVRRILLGSQLRRLRESRGITREAAGYSIRASESKISRMELGRVSFKARDVEDLLTLYGVADDAERDPLLGLAREANVAGWWHSYGDVLPGWFQTYVGLEGAASLIRIYEVQFVHGLLQTEAYAHAVVSRGMRGASAAEIDRRVALRLERQKALVSERAPVFHAVLDEAALRRPYGEREVMRAQLRHLIDMSEQPNITLQVMPFSYGGHAGESGSFTMLRFPESDLSDIVYLEQLTSALYLDKAEEVAQYEKAMGCLRKDSPGPEESRDLLRGLLQLT, encoded by the coding sequence ATGGGGAGGGTTGGGCCAGTGTCGGCAGGCGAGTCGAGTGGATCGGTGGTGCGGCGCATCCTGCTGGGCTCTCAGCTCAGAAGGCTGCGGGAGTCGCGCGGTATCACCCGTGAGGCGGCCGGCTACTCCATCCGAGCCTCCGAATCGAAGATCAGCCGCATGGAGTTGGGACGGGTGAGCTTCAAGGCCAGGGATGTCGAGGATCTGCTCACGCTCTACGGTGTCGCGGACGACGCGGAGCGCGACCCGCTTCTCGGTCTGGCGCGCGAGGCCAATGTGGCGGGCTGGTGGCACAGTTACGGAGATGTGCTGCCCGGCTGGTTCCAGACCTATGTAGGGCTGGAGGGGGCGGCCTCGCTCATCCGTATCTATGAAGTCCAGTTCGTGCACGGCCTGTTGCAGACCGAGGCCTATGCCCACGCCGTCGTCTCCCGTGGAATGCGCGGCGCGTCCGCCGCCGAGATCGACCGCCGCGTCGCCCTGCGGCTGGAGCGCCAGAAGGCCCTCGTATCCGAGCGGGCCCCGGTCTTCCACGCCGTTCTCGACGAAGCCGCGCTGCGCCGTCCGTACGGCGAACGCGAAGTGATGCGCGCCCAATTGCGGCATCTGATCGACATGTCGGAGCAGCCGAACATCACGCTTCAGGTCATGCCCTTCAGTTACGGAGGGCATGCGGGTGAGAGCGGTTCGTTCACCATGCTCCGATTTCCGGAATCCGATCTGTCGGACATTGTCTATTTGGAGCAGCTGACAAGTGCGCTCTATCTGGACAAGGCGGAGGAAGTCGCGCAGTACGAAAAGGCCATGGGCTGCCTGCGCAAGGACAGTCCCGGTCCCGAGGAGAGTCGGGATCTCCTGCGCGGACTCCTCCAACTGACGTGA
- a CDS encoding DUF2786 domain-containing protein, which produces MEPVIDQACAAALYAEGDAALDTGASLLAAAPDADDALHRRGEEFVTRAWGRGWHPADLVRFVRLELDERRAVLAATLIAAETARYGELPPRWRAQLAELPGPIPAPRNKPDRFSYASDLLELYRLLLRLPAIESVGPAPGTAADHLHRPPAPDEPRMLTRIRALLAKAEATGFPEEAEALTGKAQELMARHSIDEALIAARSHRTESPGACRIGVEPPYESAKAILLDAVASANRCQAVWNGDLGFSTVVGFEPDLEAVELLFTSLLVQGTAAMTRAEAGQRASGRKRTKTFRQSFLMAYAQRLGTRLADTAEQATATAATSGTATGADTGTGGLLPVLAARDVAVTETTERMFPRTTTTRVRGATDLDGWNHGTEAADRARMGSSSEGSRERDGEIMA; this is translated from the coding sequence ATGGAACCGGTGATCGACCAGGCATGCGCGGCGGCGCTCTACGCGGAGGGTGACGCGGCTCTGGACACCGGGGCCTCCCTGCTCGCCGCCGCCCCCGACGCGGACGACGCGCTGCACCGGCGCGGCGAGGAGTTCGTGACCCGGGCCTGGGGCAGGGGCTGGCACCCCGCAGATCTGGTCCGGTTCGTCCGGCTGGAGCTGGACGAGCGGCGGGCGGTGCTGGCGGCCACGCTGATCGCCGCCGAGACCGCCCGGTACGGGGAGCTGCCGCCCCGCTGGCGCGCCCAGCTCGCCGAGCTGCCCGGACCGATACCCGCCCCGCGCAACAAGCCCGACCGCTTCTCCTACGCCTCCGATCTTCTGGAGCTGTACCGGCTGCTGCTCCGGCTCCCCGCGATCGAGTCCGTCGGCCCGGCCCCCGGCACCGCAGCCGACCACCTGCACCGGCCGCCCGCCCCCGACGAGCCCCGCATGCTCACCCGGATCAGGGCGCTGCTGGCGAAGGCGGAGGCGACCGGGTTCCCGGAGGAGGCCGAGGCGCTGACGGGCAAGGCGCAGGAGCTGATGGCCCGGCACAGCATCGACGAGGCCCTCATCGCCGCCCGCAGCCACCGCACCGAGAGCCCCGGGGCGTGCCGGATCGGGGTGGAGCCCCCGTACGAGAGCGCGAAGGCGATCCTGCTGGACGCCGTGGCCTCGGCCAACCGCTGCCAGGCCGTCTGGAACGGCGACCTCGGCTTCAGCACGGTCGTCGGCTTCGAGCCGGACCTGGAGGCCGTGGAGCTGCTGTTCACCTCACTGCTCGTCCAGGGCACGGCGGCGATGACCCGGGCGGAGGCCGGGCAACGGGCCTCCGGCCGTAAGCGGACCAAGACCTTCCGGCAGTCGTTCCTGATGGCGTACGCGCAACGGCTGGGCACCCGGCTCGCCGACACCGCCGAACAGGCCACGGCGACCGCGGCCACCAGCGGCACCGCCACCGGCGCCGACACGGGCACCGGCGGCCTGCTCCCCGTCCTCGCCGCCCGGGACGTCGCCGTCACCGAGACCACCGAGCGGATGTTCCCCCGGACCACCACCACCCGGGTCCGCGGCGCCACCGACCTGGACGGCTGGAACCACGGCACCGAGGCCGCCGACCGTGCCCGTATGGGCAGCTCCTCAGAAGGCTCCCGCGAACGTGACGGCGAAATCATGGCGTAA